One Glycine max cultivar Williams 82 chromosome 3, Glycine_max_v4.0, whole genome shotgun sequence DNA window includes the following coding sequences:
- the LOC100799179 gene encoding ruBisCO-associated protein, translated as MAGSKIVFREYTSDDSFTKLTDIPKDVSEIQVALTFARDYDGVGSTQGKFIPYWDTAIVNPDVIANFKSKYPSAKVLVSIGNNKRHFPFKIDEDRVTAWINAATESLTRIIKEYNLDGIDVYYEDIEVSNPAIFVHCIGELIKTLKLNKVITRASISPNIEINDNFYRSLHQNFEDHIDYVNLFLSVVENLTGNTNQEEVLEKLKPTLNQYPPIKRLLGYSSIPPPPIFFVVSKILLSHSFINGISLKVTSFSITYFPPQWILDLLQSPLAILGSCKCNL; from the coding sequence ATGGCGGGGTCCAAAATAGTGTTTCGTGAGTACACAAGTGATGACTCATTCACAAAGCTAACTGACATCCCTAAAGATGTGAGTGAAATCCAAGTAGCTCTGACCTTTGCCAGAGACTATGATGGGGTGGGGTCAACCCAAGGAAAGTTCATACCTTACTGGGACACAGCAATAGTGAATCCCGATGTGATAGCCAATTTCAAGAGCAAGTATCCCTCTGCCAAAGTGTTGGTTAGCATTGGGAACAACAAGAGGCACTTCCCCTTCAAAATTGATGAGGATAGAGTAACAGCATGGATTAATGCTGCCACTGAATCGCTCACACGCATCATCAAGGAGTACAACCTTGATGGAATTGATGTTTACTATGAGGACATTGAGGTCAGCAACCCGGCTATCTTTGTTCATTGCATTGGGGAACTTATAAAGACCCTAAAGCTCAACAAAGTCATCACTAGGGCTTCCATATCTCCAAATATTGAAATCAATGACAACTTCTACCGGTCCTTGCACCAAAATTTTGAAGATCATATTGATTATGTTAATCTTTTTCTCTCAGTGGTGGAGAATCTTACAGGCAACACTAACCAAGAAGAGGTGTTAGAGAAACTTAAACCCACACTCAACCAATATCCCCCCATTAAACGTTTGCTTGGCTACAGCAGCATCCCCCCACCACCCATCTTCTTTGTCGTTAGCAAAATTCTTCTGTCTCACAGTTTCATTAATGGCATATCACTTAAGGTTACTAGTTTCTCAATCACCTACTTTCCCCCACAGTGGATCCTTGACCTCCTCCAGTCTCCCTTAGCCATACTGGGATCATGCAAATgcaatctttaa